The following proteins are co-located in the Silene latifolia isolate original U9 population chromosome 1, ASM4854445v1, whole genome shotgun sequence genome:
- the LOC141587848 gene encoding uncharacterized protein LOC141587848, producing MRKVINVIDKLKGEKCKPRLVFDDAKFKSLDLEQKTTQARVAAAMKCSQSMVSKWVTDKVIRTHTNALKPGLTDKNKLCRLIFSMSQLYYDDICSKVMFKDQSNVIHIDEKWFYITKDGQRFYLSQTEPDLYRSVQSKTFIGKIMFMCAVGRPQYDENNDVIFDGKIGIWPFVYLEPAKRNSKNRVAGTMETKPIESITKQVVKDMLLGKVFAEIKRKWPENASKTIYIQQDNARPHINNSDADFRAAASSNGWNIQLVQQPPNSPDLNVLDLGFFRAIQSLKTLSNSYKLDELVGAVTTAFNNLEVIKLNYVFITMQGCMLEVLQLRGHNKYKIPHMHKSKLAKEGRLPQYLQADINVVKDCIRYVQNVGDESQITQITELIDSVMLGSQQ from the coding sequence ATGCGGAAAGTTATCAATGTCATCGACAAGTTAAAGGGAGAGAAGTGTAAACCAAGGCTTGTGTTTGATGATGCAAAGTTCAAAAGCCTTGATCTCGAACAAAAAACCACACAAGCAAGGGTTGCTGCTGCTATGAAATGTAGCCAATCAATGGTGTCCAAATGGGTAACTGACAAAGTGATCAGGACTCATACCAATGCATTAAAACCAGGTTTGACAGATAAAAACAAACTTTGTAGGTTAATTTTCAGTATGTCACAGTTATACTATGATGATATATGCAGTAAAGTCATGTTCAAAGATCAAAGTAATGTTATACACATTGATGAAAAATGGTTTTACATAACTAAAGATGGTCAAAGGTTCTACTTATCTCAAACTGAACCAGATCTTTATAGAAGTGTTCAGTCAAAAACATTCATAGGTAAAATCATGTTCATGTGTGCTGTTGGGAGACCACAATATGATGAAAATAATGATGTTATTTTTGATGGAAAGATTGGGATATGGCCATTTGTTTATTTGGAACCAGCcaaaagaaattcaaagaatagGGTTGCAGGAACAATGGAGACCAAACCTATAGAATCAATCACTAAACAAGTGGTGAAGGATATGCTACTAGGTAAGGTCTTTGCTGAAATCAAGAGGAAATGGCCAGAAAATGCAAGCAAAACTATTTACATCCAACAAGATAATGCACGTCCCCATATCAACAATTCAGATGCAGATTTTAGAGCAGCAGCAAGCTCTAATGGGTGGAATATACAACTAGTTCAACAACCCCCAAATTCACCAGATCTGAATGTATTGGATTTGGGGTTCTTTAGGGCCATTCAGTCACTGAAGACACTCAGTAATTCTTACAAGTTAGATGAACTGGTGGGAGCAGTAACAACAGCATTCAATAATCTTGAAGTAATAAAACTAAATTATGTGTTCATTACTATGCAGGGTTGTATGTTAGAGGTGTTACAACTCAGAGGACACAATAAGTACAAGATACCACATATGCACAAGTCCAAGTTAGCAAAAGAAGGAAGACTACCTCAGTATTTACAGGCAGACATCAATGTGGTAAAGGATTGCATTAGGTATGTTCAAAATGTAGGGGATGAAAGTCAGATTACTCAAATTACTGAACTGATAGATTCAGTAATGTTAGGTTCACAACAGTGA
- the LOC141612069 gene encoding filament-like plant protein 4 translates to MERRSWPWKKKSSEKSAAEKAIATLDSAGGFLPSAGSQTQTDKNNYKKPEYIQISLESYTNLTGAANQVKKYEKKVETYEDQAKSYEDQVQALQEEINELNETLSSANSEITSKEQLVKQHAKVAEEAVSGWEKAEAEALTLKTHLESVTLAKLAVEDRAAHLDGAVKECMKQIRNLKEENERKLEEVTFTKNKQYDRMKHELETKIACLDQDLMSAEAESAAISRSLHERSNMLIKVSEEKSQAEAQIELLKSNVECCEREINSLKYELNIVSKEMEIRNEEKNMSVKTAEVANKQLLESVKKTAKLEAECQRLRGLVKKKLPGPAALAQMKLEVDNLGRNHPMTPSSPQFSSNAHLLGVPELSLDNVQKFQKENEFLTKRLVAMEEETKMLKEALAKRNSELQSARSICAMTTSKLQNLEKEKSFSRHASSRPCTTSVSEDGNDDTVSCAESWASALISELPHIKEKSKEKSMKSENGSHLELMDDFEEMEKLARNGNLTANTELDSESSPLAKLQAKVSRVFKSVSNESNMLKILEDINQVVQEERDNLHPHTISCAVEEKHCSVDRLNEKGEKISRELAAAITQIHSFISSRGRVDEMSHEVEQFSAAFNRILCNEISLEDLIIALSLVLAKASELTFGFKGYVVNEAEVGSPACVDKVALPENKPPQGDRFSNGFGHISDSCSNPKVPQEVNISGFEPGSCQCSSGEIEQLKAEKDSMERVIFRCSQELEKAKSQLSDVKLELANSQKTNSLADIQLKCMAESYKTLEKRAEELDGEVNTLLGKIESLNNELETERTNREDALARCRDLEEQLQRNDECSVCSSSAAEVDNKAKQDKDLEAAAEKLAACQETIFLLGKQLKFMSSPNSERSISESEDAVATISGLKQQDMDTATCPFLQRAGSDSPLNLHNAPMSPSNNVGNMTRSPVSSKYTIHRPTKSGSSTPTSDKYSRGFSRFFSSKEKYSN, encoded by the exons ATGGAACGTCGAAGTTGGCCTTGGAAGAAAAAATCATCAGAGAAGTCTGCTGCGGAGAAGGCTATTGCTACTCTTGATTCTGCTGGTGGATTCTTACCTTCTGCTGGATCTCAGACTCAGACTGATAAG AATAATTACAAAAAGCCAGAGTATATTCAAATTTCTCTGGAGTCTTACACTAACTTGACTGGAGCGGCAAATCAAGTGAAAAAGTATGAGAAAAAAGTAGAGACATATGAAGACCAAGCAAAATCATATGAAGATCAGGTGCAAGCATTGCAGGAAGAAATTAATGAACTAAATGAGACGCTGTCGTCTGCTAATTCAGAGATTACTTCAAAGGAACAACTTGTTAAACAGCATGCAAAGGTTGCGGAGGAAGCAGTCTCAG GTTGGGAAAAGGCTGAAGCAGAAGCTTTGACTCTGAAAACCCATCTAGAATCCGTGACACTAGCAAAATTAGCAGTAGAGGATAGGGCAGCACACTTGGATGGTGCGGTTAAAGAATGCATGAAACAGATAAGAAATCTGAAGGAGGAGAATGAACGGAAGCTCGAGGAAGttacattcaccaaaaacaagcAGTATGACAGAATGAAGCATGAGCTGGAAACGAAAATCGCTTGCTTGGATCAAGATCTTATGAGTGCTGAAGCCGAAAGTGCTGCTATTTCCAGGTCACTGCACGAGCGTTCTAACATGCTTATTAAAGTCAGCGAAGAAAAGTCACAGGCTGAAGCAcaaatcgaactcttgaaaagcAATGTTGAATGCTGTGAGAGGGAGATTAATTCGTTGAAATATGAACTCAATATTGTGTCCAAAGAAATGGAAATCCGAAATGAGGAAAAGAATATGAGTGTCAAGACAGCGGAAGTGGCTAACAAGCAGCTACTGGAAAGTGTGAAAAAAACTGCCAAGTTAGAAGCCGAGTGTCAAAGGTTACGTGGCCTTGTCAAGAAGAAACTTCCCGGTCCTGCCGCTTTGGCACAAATGAAGCTAGAAGTGGACAACTTGGGTAGAAATCATCCGATGACACCTTCTAGTCCTCAGTTTTCGAGTAATGCACATTTGTTGGGAGTGCCGGAACTTTCCCTTGATAATGTTCAGAAATTTCAAAAGGAGAATGAATTTCTCACCAAAAGGCTTGTTGCTATGGAGGAAGAAACGAAGATGCTAAAAGAGGCGTTGGCAAAACGTAACAGTGAGCTGCAAAGCGCTAGAAGTATTTGTGCCATGACTACAAGCAAGCTTCAAAATTTGGAAAAGGAAAAATCATTTAGTCGACATGCTAGTAGTCGTCCATGCACGACATCTGTATCTGAAGATGGAAATGATGATACAGTAAGTTGCGCAGAGTCATGGGCTTCTGCTTTGATTTCTGAACTTCCGCACATCAAAGAGAAGAGCAAGGAAAAATCCATGAAATCCGAAAATGGAAGCCATTTGGAGCTCATGGATGACTTTGAGGAGATGGAGAAACTTGCTCGTAATGGAAATTTGACAGCAAACACTGAACTTGACTCTGAATCATCTCCATTGGCAAAATTGCAGGCTAAAGTATCTAGAGTATTCAAATCTGTCTCTAATGAGTCTAATATGCTGAAAATTCTGGAAGATATTAATCAAGTTGTACAAGAGGAGCGAGATAACCTACATCCGCACACTATTAGTTGCGCCGTGGAGGAGAAACACTGCTCAGTTGATAGATTAAACGAGAAGGGCGAGAAAATAAGTCGAGAACTAGCAGCTGCCATCACACAGATTCACAGTTTCATATCGTCCCGAGGGAGAGTAGATGAAATGAGCCATGAGGTTGAGCAGTTCTCTGCCGCCTTCAATAGGATACTTTGCAATGAGATAAGCCTGGAGGATTTAATTATTGCATTATCTCTTGTCTTGGCTAAAGCCAGTGAGCTTACCTTTGGTTTCAAGGGGTACGTCGTAAATGAAGCAGAAGTAGGCAGTCCTGCGTGCGTTGACAAAGTTGCATTGCCTGAAAACAAGCCACCTCAAGGAGATAGGTTTTCTAATGGTTTTGGTCACATTTCTGATTCTTGCTCAAATCCTAAGGTTCCTCAGGAAGTGAATATTTCGGGTTTTGAGCCAGGATCTTGTCAATGCTCTTCGGGGGAAATTGAGCAGCTGAAAGCTGAGAAAGATAGCATGGAAAGGGTAATCTTTAGATGTTCTCAAGAATTGGAAAAAGCTAAGTCTCAGTTATCAGACGTCAAATTAGAGCTGGCAAACTCCCAAAAGACGAACAGCTTGGCCGACATCCAGCTGAAATGTATGGCGGAGTCATACAAAACACTTGAAAAGCGCGCTGAAGAATTGGATGGTGAAGTTAATACACTACTTGGAAAAATAGAATCATTAAACAATGAGCTTGAAACTGAGAGAACAAACCGTGAAGACGCTTTGGCTAGATGCAGAGACCTTGAGGAACAGCTGCAAAG GAATGACGAATGCTCTGTGTGCTCGTCGTCAGCTGCTGAAGTAGACAACAAAGCTAAACAG GACAAGGATCTGGAAGCTGCAGCGGAGAAGCTAGCAGCATGCCAAGAAACTATTTTCCTTCTTGGTAAGCAGTTAAAGTTCATGAGTTCACCCAACAGCGAGCGGAGTATAAGTGAGAGTGAAGATGCAGTAGCAACTATCAGTGGTTTGAAGCAGCAAGATATGGATACTGCAACTTGTCCTTTTCTCCAAAGGGCCGGTTCTGATTCGCCTCTGAATCTGCACAATGCCCCAATGAGTCCGTCAAACAACGTAGGAAACATGACTAGATCACCCGTATCCTCAAAATACACAATTCACAGACCTACCAAGTCGGGATCTTCTACTCCGACATCAGACAAGTATTCACGTGGTTTTAGCAGATTCTTTTCGTCAAAGGAGAAATACAGCAATTAG